TTATCAGTTCCCGTAACCAGGTATTTACTTCACAGTCTATAACCAGGTGTATCCGGTCTGTTTTCCCTCCATTGGTAACATGATGCCGCAGGTTAGCATTCATATACCAGCATTCTCCCGGCAGCATGGTTATCCGCTGATTTTGGACATAAAATGCAACATCCGGATTCGTAATCAGGGGAATATGCAGTCTTGCTTCTCCCTGTTCAAAAGAAAGGTCATGATCACAATGCGGCTTGATTACCGCCCCGGCAGCCAGATTTAATAATCTTACAGATTTGACTGTACACTGAAAAGTGATCAGTAGTTTTCGGACGGACGGGAACAGATCCAAATTCGGATGATCTGCAAAAACGTCATTTGCTGTTAAACCTGGAATAATAGTATCCTGGCCCCCAACTGATCTTAATGGCAATACCGTCCAGCTACCTTCATAGTTATTACTATTAAAATGATTATCCCAATGCAGCGAAGCAGATTTCAGCTCCTGATACATTAAAGCATATTCCGGGAATACCGATACTTTAGCACAAACAATCATAGTATGTTAACAATTAACCAACAAAATAAAGCTGCCAGTTGTATAGCAACAATTTAACATTGAAATACCACAATTTAAAATATATTTCAATATTGTTTACCCATCATTTAAAGAAACCCGTTCCTGAAAAGCGCGGCTGTTTTTTTATTCAATTGCTTAACTTTGCAGCATTATCTGATGCTACATAATGATTCCAACCTATAAGATTGAAGACTTCCCATCTAGTAAAGCAATTGAGAATTTATTTAAGCTTGAACGATTTGAAGACCTGTCCTGGCCAAAAAACCTGGAATGGCCCCATAAGCACAATTTTTACCAGCTTATCTGGTTAACTGAAGGCGCATTTACGCATACGATAGATTATCATGATATTGCTGTTAAAACTGATACTTTATTGATTACTTCTCCAGGTCAGATTCACCTTTTAAATTCACCAGAAAAGGTAAAAGGCTATAGTATCTCATTTACAGAACAATTTCTGCTTGCACATCATACACAAGAATCTGTTTTTGAACTCACATTTCTGGATGAAAGTTTAACTACACCGTATTTATGCCTGGATGAAAATGCGAGAAAAGAACTCAAAGCGATTATTGATCCGATCATGGAAGAACTGAACAGGGATGAAAAAGCGCCAATCATTATCAATGTTCTTCTTTTTGCTTTACTCAACCGCATCCAAAGACTAATGAATAAAGCACAACCAATAATTGCAGATCCATTTCAGGTATTCATGCATAAAAAATTCAAAAAGCTGATAGAACAATATTATAAAAAAGAGCCCGATTTAGCTTTCTATGCAGACAAGCTGAGTATTTCAGCTAATTATCTCAATAAAATCGTTAAAAATGTAACTGGTAAAACTGCTGGATTAATGGTTCGTGACCGTGGATTGATTGAAGCGAAACGGATGCTGGTTTACTGCAATTTTTCCATAGGAGAGATTAGCGATCAGCTGGGCTTTAAAGACTTCTCTTATTTTTCCCGCCAATTTAAAAAAAGGGAAGGATTTACCCCTGCTGGATACCGCAAGCTGATGCACGAAAAGTATATGAGCCATTAAAGCAGGCAAAGCTATCTGGCACGTAAAGTACCAATATTGAACCCCAATTTCCTAACTGGCTCTTTGAGTTCATCCGAAATTTGCTGCTATTATATCATTAATAAAAGCATGGACAAAAATTTAAAAATTGCCAGGGATTACTTCAAAACGTACCTGGACTTGAACGCACCCATTCCTGAATTGCGTATTCAGGCAGACAAAATGTATGCGACTTTACCAGTAGCTGCCGACATAAAATATGAAACTGTACCTGTGGGGGATTTAAAGGGTGAATGGACAACCTCTCCGGAAGCCAGAGATACACATGTGCTCTATTATATACATGGCGGTGCTTTTTTAATTGGCAGCCCGGCAACACATCGCGGGGAAATCAGTGAGCTTGGAAGAGCAGGAAAAATGAAAACTTTTGCCCTGGATTATCGCCTTGCACCTGAACATCCGTTCCCACAACCTCTGGAAGATATCCTGGAAGGATATATCTGGTTATTGGCCCAGGGATTTGATGCAAAAAACATTATTATTTCTGGTGATTCTGCGGGTGGAAACGCAACGATTAACTTATTTATTTCCTTACGTGATCAGCGCATACCTATGCCGGCTGGCGGGGTAATTATATCTCCATGGATTGATTTAGGTCAAAGTGGTGAGACTTATAAGACAAAAGAAGGAATTGACCCTATTGTAAACCTGAAAGCCATTAAAGCACAGACAGCCGCTTATCTGGGCGGCGCAGCTCCTGATCTTCCGGTTGCCTCTCCTATTTATGCCAACCTGCATGGTCTTCCTCCAACTTATGTTATTGTGGGAGAAGCAGAAGAAATGCTGAGTGAAGCCTTGACTTTTACCCACAATGCAGCTATGGCAGGAGTGCATGTCAAATTTGAAGTATGGCCTCAAATGATCCATAATTTCCCCTTATGGCATTCGTTGCTTCCTGAAGGAAAAGACGCTATAAAAAAAGCAGGGGACTTTATGATTTCTTTAACTGGAAGCATTTAATCAAAAGCGCACTGTTATCAAAAGATAATAGTGCGCTTTAACAAGATTACAGCAGATTAAGCCCGGGCTTCTTTGCTATAGATAACTATGGCAAAATCAAACCACTGCTTTTAGCTTTAACCCGGTACATCTGAAGCATCAGGGAAATTAGTATCAATGATAATCCAATATAGAATCCGGTTGAAAGTACTTTGTTCTCCTTGTACACGATTATTGCGAGCGCTATAGTATATAATGGCTCCAGATTATAAGTCAAGCTTACTGTAAATGAAGAGATCTTTTTTAATGCACTTGTAATCAAAAAATACATCAGAACTGTACAAAATACGGAAAGAACTAATAACCAGCCAAAATCATTAAGCGTTGGAATCAGGTATTCTGCGGGTGAAAACGATAAGAAAACTGGTAAGATAACAGTCAATCCCAAACAGCCCCCTATCATTTGGTTTAATATGATTGTGTTACTTTCATACTCCTGTACAAGTCGCTCATTGAATATGGTATAAAGAGCGGAAAAAATAGCTGATATTATTCCCAATACTATTCCTAATCTGAAACTTGCATCCATGCCAAAGATCAAAGCAATACCGCATAAGGTCAGACTGCTTAAACCTATCTCTTGAATAGACAATCTTTTTTTATTGATCAGCGGGGCCAGAATAGCATTAAAAAAGCTGGTTAATGCAAAACATACGACTCCAACTGAGATATTTGAATATTTGATACTTCCGTAAAAGAAAATCCAGTGAATACCTAAAATAAAACCTATTGATCCGATTCTAAACTGCTCTTTAAGAGAAAGATTTTGTTTTTTACCAGTGATGGATAGATAGATCCACATCACCAGCCCTGATATTAATAGTCTGTACCAGCTGATCAGACCTTCGTTTAAATTTATTAAGCGACCAAAGAGGCCTGTAAAGCCTGCCAATAAAACTGCAATATGCAGTTGTATATAAGATTTTTTCATTTGAATGAATTACGCAATTTGTGATGTTCAAATTGCAATAGATGAATAAGTTACTTTTCTGCCGAACTGGCATAACATTCCCTTTCGAACAAGATATCATTGTCCGTTTCGAAACTTTTGATTAAGTACTTATTGTGCTGGAGGAGGAAGGCAGCCTTTATTCATCATAATTATAATCCATCAGTGGATGTCCGAAAGTAATAAATAAAAATTAACATATCTTAATATTTAACATAAGCTTATTCAATAATTAGAAAGCATCAAAAAGATATTATTGAGACACGGTGTTAAAGAGCCGTTTTTCGGTTAAAAAGAAGACGGTTAAGTTTTAATCAGAAGCTAATTTTTATTTTCTGATCATCAGGCAAAAAATAATCACAATAAATCACACTCACATCCAACGAGTTATATAATATATTTGAAAATACGTAATTTTTAGGCTGGTTTTTAATTAAAGCGTGTATATTTGCAGCCCCAAGCGCATCTAAACAAACATTTATGTAAGTTATGCAAAAGGAGAACGGACCGGTAGTTCAGCTGGTTAGAATGCCGCCCTGTCACGGCGGAGGTCGCGGGTTCGAGTCCCGTCCGGTCCGCAAGATTTAATCTTGAAAACATTAAAAAGCCTTTAATCATATGATTGAAGGCTTTTTTGATTTATAGTCCTTCCAAATATTCAATTTTTCCCCTACTGACATAAGTAAAATCGGATCAAGTCATCAACTTGGTGGAGCTGGCTCTTTTTTAGTCATAATTTTTTGACACGCTAAACAGCAAGTCTTTGAGATCACGGATGCTCTTATGCCTCTGGAAGTTGCGCTGAAAGCTTTCAATTTGCATGGGAATGACCCGGCCGAAACAAGGCCGGGCTGTTAGTAAATAAATTCAAAATAGCTAAATAATAACTCTATATCGGCCGGGTACTGCCTGAGTACTGTCCGGGTACTCGTTAGGGTAAGAGCAGTGCTAAAGTAACGTGAGAGCATGGCAAGTCCAAGTCAAAACAACTAGTTGAAATGACTTAGAGTACGTATGCTTAAAGGCTGTTTACAACCTGGTGTTACCCCGATCTCTATTCAGGCACAACCAGGTCATAACCGGATGAAGATTAATGAAATTATAATTTTCCATTGGACTAACCCACGGACAACTGCGGACAATTGCAGACAGCTGCGGACAATTGCGGACATTTTTTACGCATCAGGATAATCTTTAACGCGAACAGCTTACATTGGTGGAAAACATTTATTTATTATGGGAAGTTTAACGGGTAAATTTTCAAAGGGAATCCTGGGCGATTTCATTTTTAAAGCAGCAGTTTGGAGTACAGGTTGTTTCAAAAGTCCTGTACCGGGCATAATGAAACAATCAATGGAAACCGAAAGGCATCAGAGAACTTTCGTAAAAGTTGCAAGCCTGGAAAAATCAGGAAGTAATCAGCTTATTAAAGAATCGTAACCATCCGCTTTGAACTAAGAAATATCAAATCCAAAACTTGAAATTTAATCACTGATCCACAAGTTTATGACTTGATCCGTAAAATCAATTCAGGCAGACCAAAAGAAGAGAACTCAAAGGTTATTCATATTTTAATGAATCAACAGGATTCGCCCGGGCAACTTTAAAAGTCTGTAAGCTAACGGTAAGCAGTGCAACAAATATCGACAACCCTATCGTGGTTAGCATTGGCCATAGTGTTATTTCGGCCCGGTAATCAAATTTCTGTATCCATTGATAACTTATAATATAAGCCAGCGGACAGGCGATTAAATTGGAGATCAGTACCAGTTTCATAAAATCCTTATTTAACAGGATCAGTAAATGGCTTAGGTCTGCGCCCAATACTTTACGAATACTGATCTCTTTGCTTCTTTGCTCAGCCATATATAAAGCCAGGCCCAATAATCCCAGGCAGGAAATCAAGATGGCAAATCCTCCAAACAGATTCGATAATACGCTCAATAAATGCTCATTAGCCAGCTTATCTTCCATTTCTTTGTTCACAAAATACAATACCACAGGATATGCCGGGTTCATCTTTAAACTCAGATCTTTGATCATTTGTATAGAAGTACTCAAATTCTGTGCAGGATTCAGCCTCAATAGTTCTATGTAAGTTTCCCTTTTCGGTGTGGCAGCCGTCCCCAGAAAGGTAAGCGTAGGTGATACCTTATAGGCTGGCGACTCATAGCTGTAATCTTTGATCACGCCTATAATCTTGAATGGGCTTCCTGCTTTACGAATGACAGTTCCCACCGGGTTTTTCAATTCCATCACTTTAACAGCACTTTCGTTCAATAACACACTGCTGGTATCAGTACCAAATTCCTCCGCGAAATCTCTGCCCGATAATAATTCAGCACCGATAGTTTTGGTAAAATCGTATCCCGTTACCCTGGTGTTCCATGAATATTTCCAGTTGTCATTATTTCCGGGCCAGGTAATATCCGAAGAATTGTTGCCATAATTTGTTAATCCTATAGAATAATCCGTTGCCGAAAGGACAGCACCCGATCTGATCAGTTCTCTCCTGAAGATCTCCCGTTTTCCAGGTTTGCTGAACTCTCCGGTAGTTTCCAGCTCAACCAGGTTTTCTTTATTAAATCCTAAGGGCTTATTCCTGATATAGCTGATTTGTTTATAAATGATAATCGCACAGATGATCATGCAAACCGAGCATCCAAATTGCACAACAACCAGTATCTTACGAATAGGTAAGGATGTTTTCCCAATTCCAGTAAAGCCTTTCAAAACTTTAACGGGCACAAAGGAGGAAAGGTAGAATGATGGGTAGCTGCCAGCAAGAACTCCTGTAATCAGAATTAGTGCTAACAGCGCTGACCAGAGTGGTATAGATATATAATTGATGGTTATTTCAATACCTAACAGATGGTTGAAATAAGGAAGGGAAAATTCAAGCATGACGAAAGCAAATGTCATGGCGATAAATGAGAGTACCAATGATTCTATCATAAATTGTCCGGCAATAGCTTGCCTTGTAGAGCCTAAAGCCTTTTTTACACCTACTTCCCGCGCCCTTTTTTCAGATCTTGCCGTAGAAAGGTTCATGTAATTAATACATGCGATACCCAAAACACAAAAGGCAAGGAAAAGGAATAGTTTGACCTGATCGATCTTTCCGCCAACTGACTTTCCGTTTTCAAATTGGGTGTACAGATGTGTTTTACTGAAAGGGAACAGAAAGGCTTCGGTACGGTCGTGTTTATCTACAGAATGGGCAATGATCATTTTTCTTAAAGTGGCATCAGCAGACTCGAAATATTTATTGTCTTTTAATTTAATGATAGTATTGGTATATCCATGGAACCAATCCAGATTCTTAAATCCGGGATTATCCATCAGGAAGAAAGTCCATGTCGTTAATGCTTCAAATTGCACAGTTTGATTGCCTGGTAAATCTTCAATAACAGCCGTTACTTTGAGTGCTTCCTGGTTATCCCATTTGATAATCTGTCCTATAGGATCGGCCTTTCCAAAAAGTTTACTGGCCGTTTTTTCCGTGATCAGTATTGAATTTGGATCTGTAAGGGCGGTTTGTGCATTGCCTTTTATAAATTTATAATCAAATATTTGCAGGAATTGAGGGTCAACAGCACAGGTATTTATTTTGAAACTGTTATTCTTGTAATTCACTAATTTGTAAGCATATCTCAAACGGCTTACCGCTTCAACACCTTGAATTTTTTCCTGTGCCTCCGGGGCCAGGGTTGCAGGCAGACCATTATCAAGCGGGCCCAGTGTACGATCAAAACCAGCAGTATTAGCCGCGTGCTTGGGTACGCCATAGATACGCTCTATATTTTTGAACTGTTTATCATATCCCCACTCGTAATTCACATAAAGGAGTAAAAGAAGGCAGCAAGTTAAGCCAATAGCTAATCCTCCGATATTAATCAAGGCAAAGCCTTTGTTTTTCCAAAGGTTGCGAAGGGCTACTTTAAAGTTGAGCTTAAACATAGTGATATGGTATAAATCTGATCAATGAATTCCAGTATGCCATTTCCATACCATAAGTCAAAAGCCTGTTAACATACAGTTTTAGAAGCAATTATATAAAAATGATTATGATATGCTGTTCATTTCTGGACAGCTCTATGTGCAGTAACGGACATAGGATTAATTTTCGCATTCCCCTCCGATCTGCATCAACTGATAAATCATAAGGTCTCTTGTAATCTGTTAAGTATTAATTTTTCTGCTTTATTCTATTGGTCTCTATATTAGCTATAAAACTGGTAAATACCATTATATTGACCAAAAAGAACTTTCATCTTACGTGCTATTCCCGGATTTTCCGTGATGACATAACTCCCTTCTCCAGGATCAAGGCCAAATTTTGGGTAAAAACTCCATCTGTTAAGCTTTTGAATGCCTGGAAATTATTACAGAAAGTTAAACAACTTGTAAACCAGTTTTTGATTACGGTAGTTAACCTGAGCGGTACCAGCCTGATTAAAATAAATAAGTTGATGAGAAGTCAAGTACTGGATATCTTTATTATCCAGCAGAATATAAAATGGGTAATCTCCTTTATGATTAGGAATACGGGAAATAAAAGAGATTCTGCCAAAAACATTAATTACTTTTCCAAATTGTTCAATGCTAAGCTGAACCTGATTGCCAATTTTTAATTTTGATAGTTCAAAGGCATTTACCGAGGCCGTGCCATATAAATCTTTATTACTTGTGATTTCTGGTGCAATATAAAATAAGGTATCATTCTTCTTCACGTAAGTTTTTTCTGTAAAATTATACTGTGAAGTCATATAAAGGCCAGAATGAGGTGACTTTATATCCACGTATTTCTTCTGTGATACGTCATAAATAGTAAATAAAAGTTGATTAGCCTTTATCCCTTTGTTTTCGTAGAATGTCTTTTCACTAATAATTCCGTCTACAGGGCTTACTACTGGCATAATTTGCTGTGTAGTAGTAAACTTAACCTTACAAGAGATACTTTCCTTATAAGGAATAACAAATGATAAAAAGATAAGTAAACAAACAGAAGCAATAGTCACTACCATTCCCCAGCGATAGATCCATCCCGGAGGACGGCTCAATATTATATTTGTTTTATCGTCTATTAGTTTAATCTTTTTTTCCATCTTAATTAACTCCCCAACTCTAATTGATTTTTTATTAATGTAAAATAGGCACCAGATTTATCAATGAGCTCCCGGTGAGACCCTGATTCAATGATAGATCCATTTTCGAGCACGTATATTTTATCAGCATTAATCACTGTACTTAGCCTGTGTGCAACAACGACCACTGTTCTTCCTTTAAAAAATTCATCAAGATTTCTGATGATCTTTTTTTCATTGTTTGCATCCAAAGCGTTTGTAGCTTCGTCAAAAAATATATAATCCGGGTTTTTATAAATGGCCCTGGCAATGAGCAAGCGTTGGCGCTGACCCTGACTTACACCTATACCTTCCGGACCAATTCTTGTATTATAACCTAAGGGTAATGAATCAATAAACTCCTGAATGTTGGCAATCTTTGCTGCCTCAAACAATTTTTCATGATCTATACTCTCCACGCCTAAAGCAATATTTCTTGCAATGGTATCAGAAAAAACATATCCATCCTGTAGTACAGAACCACATTTATCCCGCCAAATATGCTCATTTATAGATTTCAGGTTGATATCACCAACAATAATCTGTCCTTCAGTAGGTTCGTAGAATTTCATCAGAAGCTTTAATAAAGTGGTTTTACCGCTACCACTCAACCCAACAATTGCTGTAGTTTTGCCTTCAGGAATATGAATGTCGACTTCTTTCAAAACTTTTGAATAGTGTGTTCCTGCATATGTGAAACTGACTTTTTTTAATTGTAAAGATCCAGAAGACAGTGGATGTAGCAGATGGTCTGTAAGGCTATTGTCAGCTATCTGGGGGTTCTGCATCTCTCCGATTCTATCCAGGCTGATTTTGGCTTCCTGGTACGACTGGATAAAGTCTATTGCCGAGCTTAATGGTGAATTGAGCTCACCCACTATAAATTGGATAGCAATTAGCTGGCCTAAAGACATTTCACCAGCAATTACGGCCTTTGTCGCGATCAGGGTAATAATAATATTTTTAATGCTGTTGATAAATTTTGCGCCCAATCGCTGATATTGTTCCAATGACAAATATCGAAGGTTTATGTCAAATAACCTTGCTTGTATTTCCTGCCACTCCCATCGTTTCTGTCTTTCTGAATTGTGCAGTTTAATATCCTGCATTCCATTAATAATTTCAATTTGTTTGGATTGATTTTTAGACAATTCAATAAATTTTTGAAAGTCGAGTATTCTCCTTTTACGATGAAATAACAATACCCATCCAATATAGGCTACTGTACCAATCATAAAACAAATAAATACGTTAATATTATAGAAGGCAAGTACGGTAACAAAGGCTGCAAACAATAGCACCTGGAATACCAGTCCCAGCGTTTTAGAGGTTAGGAACCTTTCTATTCTTTTATGGTCATCTATCCGCTGCAACAGATCTCCCGAAAGTTTAGTATCAAAATATTTAATGGGCATAGCCATAATCTTTGATAAAAACTCAGAGACCATGGTCACATTAATCTTGGAACCAACATACATCAGTAGCCAGTTTTGGATAAATTCTATGACTAACTGGCCCGTATAAATAGCTATTTGTCCAAAAACAAGTAAGTATATAAAATTAATATCCTTGTCTTTTATCCCGGAATCTATAATACTCTGAGTAAGAAAGGGCAAAATCAGCGTAAATAAAGTACTGAAAAATAGTCCGAATGCAATTTGAATAATCACTTTTTTATGACTGAACAAATGCTGGAAAAGATATTTCAACCCTTCTGTTTTATTGGTTTGCGGAATTGTTGAATCTTCCAGGTTTATAGTCTTAAATGCTGGTAGCATCTCTAAAGCGATGACAATTCCAATTTTTTCATCGCCCTCAACATCGCTTATCCAGTTTTTTTTAAAAGCCGCAACAGTAACTTTCTGTCTGGAAGAACCGGGGTCCGACAGATAAACATACTTAGCTGTTATTTTATAGACTACCAGAAAATGATTTTGCTGCCAATGAGCAATACACGGAAGATTTACACGCGAAGCCAAATCTGAATAGCTAATTTTAACTGGCGTAGAGTTGAAGCCTAGTTTTTCCGCAGCACGACAGATGCCCAATACTGATACGCCTTCACGCCCAACATTACTTAAACTACGTAATAAATTGAGTGAATATTCTCTGCCATAAAATCTGGAAATAATCTGCAAGCAGGCAGGCCCGCAATCAATAGAATCAAATTGTGAATAATGCGGAAAACTTCTCATTCAATACAAACAGATTAAGAGTACGAAACTAGTCAGTAATGTAAAGTGCACGCTTATTGTATAGCAAAGCCAAAAAATATAAACCAGCCTGTGGTGGCCACTCTTCATTTAATTGCTTTAGCAATGAACCCGTATGGAAAATTTCATTGGTATTCAGCTGATTTATAATATCCTCCAGCAATGGATTAAATCTGATGGTTATTTTGGCTCCCCTTGCATATATAGTTATGTCTTCTGCATTGGTTCTGGTATGATAAAGTTGGAAGGGATAAGGTAGCTGAACATAGACATTGTCTAATAACCCGAAATTTTCATCTACTTTAAAATCATCAGAAATCTGCTCCATAGTGATTGGTATGGAGGTCCATCCACAATTACTGAACAAAGCCATTTTAAAATCGCTAAAGACCTCTTTCAAAAGATCTTTAAATGGTAAATCAGCAATCTTGGAATGGTTCTTAAATATTTCTTCAACCGAATTATAATCAATATCAGCTATCCCATGCTGCATTTTAGTAATTTCCTGAAGATTTTCATTATCCATTTGCATGGTAATAGACTTCAGAAGTCTTTCGGCTAATGCGTGGTTACTATGGTTATCAAACCATACGGTAAGGCCAACAGATAAATCGTCAGTTTGTCCAATATGATATTGATCCCAAGGCATAAAAAAAAGATCATCCTGCTCAAAATGATAAGCATTAGCCAGAGGCAATAATTCCGCCAGCGGTTTATTTTTCCCGTCTAAAGATTCAAAAAGTCCAGCTTCCCAGGTATACATGGTTTTATCGCCAGGGCCAAGATGAAAATGAATAACATTGGCGCCAAAATGATCCTGATGGATGCCTAATGGTGTAAATCCATAATTACCTATAAATACGGTAGTATGCATGCCATTGGAAGGAACCCCAAGATGATCTAAAAGTGGATGAATCAATGCTGAAAGACGGTCTGCCATCGGCATACTGAATTTCTCACTAAAATTGAGGATAATACCAAATTTCTGATCTTGAAAGACATCCTCAATCCACTGTGTTCCATCGCTTTCTACGGCAGGTATATGGGGATATACGTTTTCAGTGAGGTAATCTTTATTGACAATTTCACTGTTAAGATATACACGGAAGCCGTAGGCATTAGTTTTATTTATACAAATATGGCGAATCACATCAAAAATCCACTTTCTGAAGTTTATCCTATCTTCTGATTCCAGTACATTAGTTTGTACTTCAGGTGCAGTAAAATTAGCCGTCTTATGAAGAATGTTTTCCCATCCAGCACGATTTAATTGAAATTTTTCTGTAGAATTGACAATTGATAAAGGGGCATTTGACATATTCTATTGTTTTATTGTTTATTAATAAACGATTGCTCTCTTTAGGTATAATAGATTAAGTATATAAAGGCCAGCATCTTCAGGCCAGTCTTTACTTAATACTGTAAGCAGTTCTTCTGTAAGATAACTTCCACCTTCATTTAGTTTTTCTATTATAGTTATAAGCTCAGGATGATATTTTATTTCAATTTTTGTTCCTCTTGCATAAATTCTTAGCTGGCCATTTTCAAGAACTTTATAAGTCATTTTATATGATTCCGGAACAGAGATAATTTTGCCTTTCAAATAATGAAATGTAGAGGCATCTTGTTTTACACCATCTGGAGAGAGTTCATCCTCAATAGAAATAGGCCGTGATTTCCATCCCTGATTACTATACAAAGAAAGAATATAAGCTTCAAAAACTTCTTTAGAAAGATTTTTCAGACTATTGTTCATTTTATTTTCATCCATCTCCAAAGCGGAAAGTATCTGCTCAAATCCTTCCTCTGCGTCAGGCGTTTTATAAGGCCTGACAATCAAAGAATTATCGTTTGTATCATCTTTTTTTAAGAATTGATATTTAAATGATTTGATCAGGTTTTCAAATAGCTTATTTAATGGCATATTGTTATACCAAACACTTACTCCTACAGAAAAATCCTCTGTGTTACCAATATGGAACTTATTCCAGGGCATAAAGTATACATCTCCTTCTTTCAGTTGAAAAGCTTTTGCGTAGGGTAATAAGGGCGCTATATTTTTATTGTTCGATATATCGCCCGCAAGTTCTTTGTAGGCCTCTATATCCCAGTTATACATCGTTTTTTCACCCGGTCCAAGATGCAAATGCATTACATTCTCACCAGGATGATCGGTATGTATGCCCAATGGAGTAAATCCGTAGTTACCGACAAAAACGGTAATATTGATCCCTTTTAACGGCAATCCTGCCTGTTCTAACAACGGATTCAGATACAATGC
The sequence above is drawn from the Pedobacter cryoconitis genome and encodes:
- a CDS encoding peptidase domain-containing ABC transporter; this translates as MRSFPHYSQFDSIDCGPACLQIISRFYGREYSLNLLRSLSNVGREGVSVLGICRAAEKLGFNSTPVKISYSDLASRVNLPCIAHWQQNHFLVVYKITAKYVYLSDPGSSRQKVTVAAFKKNWISDVEGDEKIGIVIALEMLPAFKTINLEDSTIPQTNKTEGLKYLFQHLFSHKKVIIQIAFGLFFSTLFTLILPFLTQSIIDSGIKDKDINFIYLLVFGQIAIYTGQLVIEFIQNWLLMYVGSKINVTMVSEFLSKIMAMPIKYFDTKLSGDLLQRIDDHKRIERFLTSKTLGLVFQVLLFAAFVTVLAFYNINVFICFMIGTVAYIGWVLLFHRKRRILDFQKFIELSKNQSKQIEIINGMQDIKLHNSERQKRWEWQEIQARLFDINLRYLSLEQYQRLGAKFINSIKNIIITLIATKAVIAGEMSLGQLIAIQFIVGELNSPLSSAIDFIQSYQEAKISLDRIGEMQNPQIADNSLTDHLLHPLSSGSLQLKKVSFTYAGTHYSKVLKEVDIHIPEGKTTAIVGLSGSGKTTLLKLLMKFYEPTEGQIIVGDINLKSINEHIWRDKCGSVLQDGYVFSDTIARNIALGVESIDHEKLFEAAKIANIQEFIDSLPLGYNTRIGPEGIGVSQGQRQRLLIARAIYKNPDYIFFDEATNALDANNEKKIIRNLDEFFKGRTVVVVAHRLSTVINADKIYVLENGSIIESGSHRELIDKSGAYFTLIKNQLELGS